Within the Thermoanaerobaculia bacterium genome, the region CCCGGCAGGCTCGGCGGCCGTTGGCTGGAGCCTGGGCGCCGGCATCCTCGTGGCAGGCGTCGGACTGCGCTTCTGGGCGCTGGGGAACATCGACGGCAACAAGAAGCGGCTGCTGGTGACCTGGGGCGACTACAGCAGGATGCGGCATCCACTCTACCTGGGCTCCTTCCTGATTCTTCTCGCCTTCTGCATCCTGTCCGGAAGCTGGCTGGCGACGGGAGTGGCCGGTCTCGCCTTCCTGGTTCTCTACCTGCCCGTCATTCGCATCGAGGAGCGGCTGCTGGCGGCGCAGTACGGCGATCGCTGGGGGCGCTACTGCCAGCGATCCTGGGCGTTCCTGCCCCGCTGCTGGGGGCGACCGGCGCCCGCGGAAGCTGGCGAGGGCGAGATCACGCCGTTCCGGTTCCGGCGGCCGGCGCGGGTGGTCGGTTTGCTGGCGGCGATTCTGGTGGGCGTTCTCGGCGCCTCCGCCGCGCTGCGGGCCATGCGCAGCGCCCTCGGCCTGCCACAGCTGTTCTTCTAGTTCATCTTCCAGTTCAGAGCGGTCCGGCGCGGCGCTGGCGGTCGGGTCGCCGCGCGCCACCGCAGCCTGCGCGGGACGCGAGGGGACACCGGCCGGGATTTCCGGGAAGCGACAGCGCTAGCGCGTCGCCGTGTTGACGAAGCTCGGCTGGAAGGCGGCGTCGCGCACGGCGATCTGGCCCTCGCGCGCCAGGTTGATCGACTCGCCGAGGATCCGCGCCGCTTCGGCGGGAGCGTGGAAGCCGGTCGAGTTTTCGGCCTCGACGAAGTCGAGCCGGAACTGCGCCTGCCGCTGGAGCTTGCGGGGCAGCGCGAGCTGCTCGTCGGTGCGGCCGGCGGCCACCGCCGCCTCGAGGTCCCCGATCAGCGCGACGAGGGCGTCCATGGCCTGATTCCGCAGCAACTGCGTGCGCTCCTGGATCGTCTCGACCCGCGCCCGCAGCTCCTCCTCCGGCCAGCGATGGCAGGTCTGACAGGCCTTGTTGATGTTCAGCAGGGGGCTTCGCACGTGATGGTCGGAGACCTTCTGGGCACCGACGCGCTCGTAGGGCATATGACAGTCGGCGCAGGCGACACCGGAGCGCGCATGGACGCCCTGGCTCCACATTTCGAACTCGGGGTGCTGCGCCTTGAGCGCCGGCGCGCCGGAGGTCTTGTGCGTCCAGTCCTTGTAGTCGAGGTCGTCGTAGTAGGCCTGGATCTGCTCGACCTTGATGCCGTTCGCCCAGGGGTAGACCAGGCGCTTCTCGGGTCCCTTGAAGTAGTACTCGACATGGCACTGGCCGCAGACGTAGCTGCGCATCTCCTGGCGCGTCGCCATCTTGTTCGGATCGTAGTCCGGCACGCCCTGGGAGGCCTTGAGGGCGCGGATGCCCTCGAGGAATCCGGGCCGGGTAATGCGCAGCTGCATCGTCGCCGGATCGTGGCAGTCGATGCAGGCGACGGAATGCGAGATGAGCTTGCGGGCCTCCGTATAGGGCATCTGGTTCATGGCCTCGAAGCCCTTGATCAGGTCGCCGCCGCCGAGTTTCTTGTACGGCAGGTAGACCGAACCGTGGCAGTGCATGCAGGTCCCCGGCTGCTTCGCGACCACCTGACGCTCGGTGAAGGTCTGATCGTCGAGCATGTAGGCGTGGCCGCGCTCCTCGCGGAAGTCGACCGCGAAGGCGTAGCCGTTCCACATCGTCTTCAGGCGGGGATCCTCCTCGATCCGCGACTGGGCGACGATCGAACGCGGGTCGGCGGCGGTCGGCGTTCGCGGCACGGCCTCGCTGCCGCCGAAGCGGGTGCGGACCTGATCGACCGTCTTCAGATAGCTGTCGTACTGCACGGGGAAGTTCTTGCCCCAGACCGCCGGATCCTCGGTTTCGTCGGTGATCTCGACGACGCGGAAGAACGGATCCCGGGCCTCCTGCTTGTGCTCGAAGATGTTCACCAGGAGGCCCGTGAGGACGGCGCCGGCGACGGCGGCGACGACGGTCACGAGAAGGATTCTGCCGCGACGGACGGGGGCCGCGGTCTCGGTCTTCTGCCGGTCGTTCATGGGGATCTCCTCGGTCTCAAGGTCTCTGGGCGAAGGGTTCGATGCGTCGCCGCGCGCCGGCTAGTGAAGGTGCCCGACGTTGCGGTGGCAGGCGATGCAGTCGAGGCGCTCGCCGCCGGTATGGGCGGACGTGGCGTCGATGGCATCGACGATCGCCGCGTGACATTTGCTGCACGAGCTCTGGGTCACCCGGTGGTTGCGCGGCGTGATCTGGATCGGGTCGGGAAAGCGTCCGGTGGTGAAGGCGAGCGAGTGGTTGAAGCCGTTCAAGGCCTTGGTGAAGTACTTGGGCAGGAATCCCGGCGGCGTGTGGCAGTCGTTGCAGACCGCGACCGAGCGGTGGCTCGAACGGCTCCATCCGGCGTACTGCTCCTCCATGACGTGGCAGTTGGCGCAGGCGCGCGGGTCGTCGGTCATGTACGAGGCGCCACGCGCGTAGGCGAACGTGTAGAGGCCCACGCCTGCCGCGAGTCCGCAGAGGAGAGCGGCGCCGACGGCGCCTCGGTTCATCCGGCTCATCGAGGACACTCTAGCCGACTCCGAGGAGTCCATGACATGACCGCCGTCATGGCGCGTGACCCTTCGGGGACACACAAAGGGGGTGCCTTGTGGGCCGCGATGGCCGGCGCGTGCTGCCCCCCTTTGTATGTCCCCGAATGGGTGCGCCGGCACTGTCTGCACTCCGACAAGGCGAAAGTACGCCGCAATCGATCGATTCTGTCGCTCAGGCTACTAGGGCGGCGCCGGCTCGGTCGCCCGGGCAGATTCGGCTTCCCGCGCCCGGGCGAGCAGGCGAGCGAACTCTGGCCGTTCTCTGAGCGACGCCAGGTCGGCGTCGGTCGCCATCTGTAACGGTTGCGCCAACCCGTGGTCGAGCGCCTGGCCGAGACTGGCGAGCGCTGCTTCCGGCAACCCTGCGCGCGCCTGGGCGCAGGCAAGGTTGTAGAGAAGGAAGGCGTCGTCGGGGAAGATCTCCGCCACGAGCGCGAGGCCAGGTACGGCTCGACGGTAATCGCCTGCGGCAAAAAGCTCCT harbors:
- the nrfH gene encoding cytochrome c nitrite reductase small subunit; the encoded protein is MSRMNRGAVGAALLCGLAAGVGLYTFAYARGASYMTDDPRACANCHVMEEQYAGWSRSSHRSVAVCNDCHTPPGFLPKYFTKALNGFNHSLAFTTGRFPDPIQITPRNHRVTQSSCSKCHAAIVDAIDATSAHTGGERLDCIACHRNVGHLH
- a CDS encoding isoprenylcysteine carboxylmethyltransferase family protein, which gives rise to MLPRLLRPAANCNFEVKRRNYLRLAGSFLMVPVLLAIVLFSTDPAGSAAVGWSLGAGILVAGVGLRFWALGNIDGNKKRLLVTWGDYSRMRHPLYLGSFLILLAFCILSGSWLATGVAGLAFLVLYLPVIRIEERLLAAQYGDRWGRYCQRSWAFLPRCWGRPAPAEAGEGEITPFRFRRPARVVGLLAAILVGVLGASAALRAMRSALGLPQLFF
- a CDS encoding ammonia-forming cytochrome c nitrite reductase subunit c552; the encoded protein is MNDRQKTETAAPVRRGRILLVTVVAAVAGAVLTGLLVNIFEHKQEARDPFFRVVEITDETEDPAVWGKNFPVQYDSYLKTVDQVRTRFGGSEAVPRTPTAADPRSIVAQSRIEEDPRLKTMWNGYAFAVDFREERGHAYMLDDQTFTERQVVAKQPGTCMHCHGSVYLPYKKLGGGDLIKGFEAMNQMPYTEARKLISHSVACIDCHDPATMQLRITRPGFLEGIRALKASQGVPDYDPNKMATRQEMRSYVCGQCHVEYYFKGPEKRLVYPWANGIKVEQIQAYYDDLDYKDWTHKTSGAPALKAQHPEFEMWSQGVHARSGVACADCHMPYERVGAQKVSDHHVRSPLLNINKACQTCHRWPEEELRARVETIQERTQLLRNQAMDALVALIGDLEAAVAAGRTDEQLALPRKLQRQAQFRLDFVEAENSTGFHAPAEAARILGESINLAREGQIAVRDAAFQPSFVNTATR